GGACCGGTCGCCGGGGTCCGCGGCGCCAGGTCCACCACGTCACCCTCGACCACCACACCACCGGCCATCGGGTCGCGCCCGTGCCGCAGGTTGAGCAGCAGCGCCCGCTCCCGCTCCTCCGCCCGCCGCGCCATGCGCCTGCTCACCAGCCGCCGCGTGGGCGGGAACAGCAGGAACAGCCCCACCAGGTCGCTGAGGAAGCCCGGCACCAGGATCAGCAGCCCCGCGGCCGCGATCAGCACGCCGTCGGCCACCTCCTGGTGCGGCGCGCGCCGCGTCCGCACCGCCTCGGAGAACGCCCCGAGCGCCCGCGTGCCCTCGCGCCGCAGCAGCACCAGGCCCACCACACCGCCCAGCACCAGCAGGCCCAGCGTCGGCAGCACGCCCCAGGCGCCGAACGCCGCCACCACCGCCGCCCACTCCACCAGCAGCCCGACCACCACCACCGCGAACACCCGCATACCCCTCCCAACGCACAACGCCCCCGAAACGCTCCCCGGCGGAATATTTACGCCGATCTGGCCATCTGGCAGCATATCTTCACGCCACACGACCAGCAGGGAGCATGGATGACTGCGCTGCACGAGGTCGCCACCACGCCGGCCACACCCCAGCCCTACACCTACGCCCGCCGCGAACTGGTCGAACCCGACTGGCGCCGCTTCCCCGGCTGGCGCCACGTCACCACCACCCAGTGGCGCGACGCCCAGTGGCAACGCGCCCACTGCGTCAAGAACCCCGCCCAGCTGCGCGCCGTCGCCGGCGACCTGCTCGCCGACCGCTTCTACGACGACCTCGCCGCCGACCAGCAGCACCTGGCCACCATGTCCATGCTGGTCCCGCCCCAGATGCTCAACACCATGGCGCCCCACGCCCCCCTCGACCCCGACGGCTTCACCACCGCCTTCCTGGCCGACCCGATCCGGCGCTACATGCTCCCGGTCCACTCCGACCGCGACCCCCACTGGCCCAGCCACCCCCACTCCACCCGCGACTCCCTCCACGAGGCCGAGATGTGGGTCGTCGAGGGCCTGACCCACCGCTACCCCACCAAGGTCCTCGCCGAACTCGTCTCCACCTGCCCCCAGTACTGCGGCCACTGCACCCGCATGGACCTCGTCGGCAACTCCACCCCCCAGGTCGCCAAGCACAAGCTCGCCCTCAAACCCGCCGACCGCCAGGACCGCATGATCGACTACCTCAAGCGCACCCCCGGCGTGCGCGACGTCGTGGTCTCCGGCGGCGACGTCGCCAACGTCCCCTGGCCGCAACTGGAGAACTTCCTCATGCGGCTGCTCGACATCGACACCGTCCGCGACGTCCGCCTGGCCACCAAGGCCCTCGCGGGCCTGCCCCAGCACTGGCTCCAGCCCAAGGTCGTCGAAGGGCTCGAACGCGTCGCCCGCACCGCCGCCCGCCGCGGCGTCAACCTCGCCATCCACACCCACGTCAACCACGCCCAGTCGGTCACCCCGCTGGTCGCCGAAGCCGCCCGCACCGCGCTGGAGGTCGGCGTCCGCGACGTGCGCAACCAGGGCGTGCTCATGCGGGGCGTCAACGCCACCCCCGAGGACCTGCTCGACCTCTGCTTCGCCCTCCAGGGCGAGGCCAACGTGCTGCCCTACTACTTCTACATGTGCGACATGATCCCCAACGCCGAGCACTGGCGCGTCGCCGTCTGGGAGGCCCAGGCCCTCCAGCACGCCATCATGGGCTACCTGCCCGGCTACGCCACCCCCCGCATCGTCTGCGACGTCCCCTACGTCGGCAAGCGGTGGGTCCACCAGCTCCACGACTACGACCGCGAGCTGGGCATCTCCTACTGGACCAAGAACTACCGCACCGGCATCGAGCTCGACGACGCCGAGGCCCTCGACCGCCGCCACCCCTACTACGACCCCATCTCCACCCTCGGCGACACCGGCCGCGCCTGGTGGTCCCGCCAGGGCTGACCCCGGGGTCCTCCGCGGCGGGGTGACCGCGGAGGACCGGGCGGGGTGCCGAGGAAGGTCGGGTGGGGTGCCGCGGAAGGCCGCGCCCGGCGCCGCGACCGTTGTCGATCTTAAGTCGACACTGAAATTATCAACACCAGTACATGAGAGTCTTTCGGCTACGCCATTGAGCTGGTCCGCCTGGTGCGGTCTCGGGCGGAATGGCCAGACTGGCGGGCATGACCGACTCCCTCGCGTTACCGGCCCAGGACCTGTTCTCCCCCGAGGCGGTGGCCGACCCCGACGCCCTGCTGCGCCGCATCAGCGCCGAGGCCCCGATCAGCGCCGTCCCCCAGCTCGACGCCTACCTGCTGACCCGGCACGCCGACATCGTCGCGGCGCTGAAGGACCGCACCATGGTCCCGGCCAACATGGCGCAGATGCTGTCGCTGTTCACCGCCGAGGAGCAGGAGGAGCTGCGCCCGCTGCGCCTGTCCATGGAGCTGTGGATGGGGCACACCAACGAGACCGACCACGTGCGGTTCCAGCAGCTGCTCAAGCGCTACTTCACCCCCGCCACCGTCAACGGCCTGCGCCCGCGGGTGCGCGAGCTGACCGACGAGCTGCTCGACGCCGTGGCCGACCGCGGCCGCATGGACGTGGTCACCGACCTCGCCTACCCCCTGCCCGCCAACGTCATCGCCGAGATGCTGGGCATGCCCACCACCGAGCGCGAGCGGCTGCGGGCGTGGTCGCGCGACATCCTGGCGATCTTCCAGCTCGCCGACGTCGACCGGCTGCGGCGCTCGCAGCGCAGCGTGCTGGAGATGCAGGACTACGTGCGCGGCCTGGTCCGGCAGCGCCGCGACGACCCGCGCGACGACCTGATCAGCATGTTCGTCGCCGCCGAGCGCGACGGGCAGGTCACCGAGGACGAGATCGTCGCCAACTGCGTGCTGCTGCTGTTCGCCGGCCACGAGACCACCGCGGGCCTGATCACCAACGGCCTGGTGCTGCTGTTCGACCACCCCGACGAGTTCGCCCGCCTCAAGGCCGACCCGTCGCTGACCCCCGGCGCGGTCGAGGAGATGCTGCGCTGCGCGGGCCCGGCGAGCACCATCGTGCGGCAGAGCACCGCCCCGGTCCGCCTGGGCGGCCACGAGCTGCCCGCCGGCAAGCGGTTCTACCTGGCCATGTCGGCGGGCAACCGGGACCCCGAGGTCTTCGACGACCCCGACCGGTTCGACATCACCCGCAAGCCCAACCGGCACACCGCCTTCGGCCTGGGCGCGTTCTACTGCCTGGGCGCCGCCCTGGCCCGCATGGAGGCCGACGAGTGCTTCCGCGTCCTGCTGGCCCGCTGCCCCGACCTGCGCCTGGAGTCGGTCAGCTCGGTGCCCGCCCCGCCGCTGAGCCTGCGCGTGGAGTCCCTGGAAGTTTCCTTCTAGCAAACTTTTTCAGGGGACGGTGGTGGCGACCCCCTGGCCGGTCCCGACCACCACCGCCCACAATGGACCGGTGCACAACCCCAGGGTGTTCGTGGCGGGCCCGGTCTCGTGGAACCGGCTGGTCCGACTGGACCGGCTCCCCGAGGCCCGGCCCCACACCACCTTCGCCACCGGCCACCGCACCACCGTCGGCGGCACCTCCGCCGGAAAAGCGCTCAACCTGGCCTCCCTGGGCGCCCGGGTCACCCTGCGCACCGCGGTCGGCGACGACGAGCCCGGACGGGCGGTGCTCGCCGCCCTGGCCGACGCCGGCGTCGAGGTCGTCGCCGAGACCGCCGAGGGCGCCACCGAGCAGCACCTCAACCTCATGGACCCCCACGGCGGCCGCGTCTCCATCTACCTCTCCGTGCCCGACCTCCGGGCACCCCGGCACGACGACCGGGCCCTGGAAGCCCTGGCCGGGGCCGACGTGGCCGTGATCGACCTCGCCGAGCACGCCCGCCCGCTGCTGGCCGCCGCCCGCGAGGCCGGCGTCCCGGTCTGGTGCGACCTGCACGACTACGACGGCACCGCCGAGTTCCACCGCGACTTCCTGCACGCCGCCGACCGCCTCTTCCTCAACGACGACGGCTTCCCCGACCACGACGCGCTGCTGGCGTTCCTGCGCTCGACCGGCAAACCCGCCGTGGCCACGCTGGGGGCGGCCGGGGCGCTCGCCGTCGAGGACGGGCGGGTCCACCGCGTGCCCGCCGCACCGATCGACCGAATCGTCGACACCAACGGCGCGGGCGACGCCTTCTTCTCCGGCTTCCTGGTCGCCCACCTGGGCGGCGCCGACGTGCCCGGGGCGATGGCGGCGGGGGCCGAGCAGGCGGCGAAGTGCCTGGCCTCCCCCGACCTGGCGCCCGCGGCCGCGCCCGGGGCCTGATCCGGCAGCCACCACCAGGAAGACCCGGTCCGACGGCGACACCGTGCCCGGGAAAGCCTGTCGGGCCTCGACCGGGCACCGGCGCGGCCACCGGGTCGACGCCCCGCCCCGCCGGTCGCCTGTCAAGACTTGCTGAAAGTCCTTGCAAAGGTTTTCATCCGTTGCGCGTGTGGCCGCAGTGGAGAGGACGGACATGGAGAGCGCCCCCGCCCGCCTGAGCGACATCGCCGCGCAGGCCGGGGTCAGCGAGGCGACGGTCAGCCGGGTCTTCAACGGCAAGTCGGGCGTCCCGACCGCCGCCCGCCAGGCCCTCGTGGCGGCCGTGGACCCGCTCGGGTACGAGCGCCCGCCACGGCTGCGGCAGCGCAGCGCCGGGCTCATCGGCTGCACGCCGCTGCTGTGCACGCAGACGCCCGCCGACTCCACCGCGGACTCCACCGCGGACACCGAGCGCGTCTCCGCGCCCTTCATGCCCACCGACGACCGGACGGCCGTGCGGTTGGCCGTCTCGCACCTGGTGGAGCCGGGGCGCGAGCGGATCGGGCCGGCCGTCGGACCCCGGTGGTTCGTGCAGCCGGTCGAGGCCATGGGGCAGGCCGCCGTGCACGCCCTGCCGGAGGAGATCGGCGGCACCCCCGCGCCGCACGCCGAGTTCGTGTTCATGCCGGAACTGGTGGTGCGCGGCTCGACGGGCGCGGGGCCGCGGTGACCGCCGGACGGGCGCGGGCGCTGCGCATGCGGGCGCAACGCCTGACCAGCCCCGCCCGCGACGTGGCCGGGCTGCTGCACGACGTGGTGGCGGTGCAGGCGCAGGACCTGACCGCGGCCGGGTTGGCCGTCCGGGCGCGCACGACCGGGCTGGCGCCCGCGGACCTGCGGGGCGCGCTGGACCGGGGCGAGGTCGTGCGCACCTGCGCGATGCGCGGCGCGGTGCACCTGGTGCGCCGGGAGGACGCGGGCTGGCTGGTGGCGCTGCTCGGTCCGGTCAACACCGCGCGCGGGCGGGCGCGCCGGCTGGAGCTGGGGCTCACCGACGAGCTGTGCGCGCGGGCGCTGCCCGCGCTGCGCGAGGTGCTGACCGGACCGCTGAACCGGGCCCAGGTCGTCGACCGGCTCGCCGAGGTCGGGGTGCCGCTCGACCCGACCACGCCCGCACCCGCCCACCTGCTGGCCTACGCCGCCAACCAGGGCGTGGTCTGCGCGGGCGCCTCGACCTACCGGCTGCTGCCCGAGCCGGCGCAGCCGGGGCACGGCGTGCCCGAGCTGGTCCGCCGCTACCTGCGCGCCTACGGCCCCGCCACGGTCGACGACCTCGCCGCGTGGAGCGGGCTGCCCGCCGACCTGCTCCACGCCGGGTTCCCCGCCGACGAGCTGGTGGAAGGCGAGCACGGTTGGCGGCTGCCCGCCGACGACGCGCCCGAACCCGAACCCGACGCGCCCGAGACGGTGCGGCTGCTCGGCCCGTTCGACACGTTCCTGCTCGGCTACCGCGACCGGGACCTGCTGCTCGACCCCGCGCACGCGCCGCTGGTGCAGCCCCCGGGCGGGGTGCCGGTGCCGCACGTGGTGGTCGACGGGCGGGTGCACGGCACCTGGCGGCGGCGGGAGGGGCGGGTGGTGGTCGAGCAGTTCGGCCACATCCCGGTCCCCCAGCTCGACGTCGAGGTCGAGTCGGTGCTCGCCTGGAGCTGAGAGCCCGGGTCGGAGCCAGCGGGCGGGGAGGGGGCGCGCCCGTCACACGTCGTTGCGCAACGACGTGCAACTGTTTGCACACCGACACCGAAGACGATCGGTCGCAAACCGTTCTACGTGCGCTTATTGGGGTCGTTTCTTGCAATCATTTGCAAACCCCTGAGTTTGGTGGATCTCGCGGAAGTCGCACCGGCCGGTGTCGTACGGTGTCCGAATGACCGAGCGGGGCCAGGAATCCGGCGGCGTACCCAGAGCGCTCAGTTCGTTCGTCGGCCGCAAGGATCTGCTCGCCGAGCTGCGCCGGAAGCTCGGCGTCTCACCCCTGATCACGCTGACCGGCGTCGGCGGCTGCGGCAAGACGCGGCTGGCGCTGGAGCTGGCCGCCCAGGTGCAGCGGGCCTACGACGACGGCGTGCGCGTGGTCGAGCTGGCACCGGCGCGCGGCGGCGACCCCGAGCTGCTGGCGCAGGTCGTGCTCAGCGCCGTGGGCGTGCCCGACCAGGCGACCACCACGCCGCTGGACACGCTGGTGGACTACCTGCGGTCGCGCCGGGTGCTGCTGGTGCTGGACAACTGCGAGCACCTGGTGGAGCCGGTCGCGCGGCTGGTGCGGGCGGTGCTGGGCGCGGCGCCCGGGGTGCGGGTGCTGGCCACCAGCCGGGCGCGGCTGCGGGTGCCCGGCGAGGTGCTGGTCATGGTGCCGCCGCTGGACGTGCCCGCCGAGGACGCCCCGTTCTCGCCCGCGCACGAGTCGGTGGCGCTGCTGGTCGACCGCGCCGAGGCGGGCGTGCCCGGCTGGCGGCTGACCCCGGAGAACTGGCCGGACGTGGTGCGCGTGCTGCGCCGGGTCGCGGGCATCCCGCTGGCCATCGAGCAGGCCGTGGTGCGGATGCGGTCCATGCCGGTGTCGCTGCTGGCCGACCGGCTCGACGACGTGATGCGCGTGCTGACCGCCAACGACACCACCCGGGTGCCGCACCACCAGACCATGGCGGCGATGATCGACTGGAGCCACGCCCAGTGCACGCCCGCCGAACGGCTGCTGTGGGCCCGGCTGTCGGTGTTCGAGGGCGGGTTCAGCCTGCCCGCGGCCGAGGCCGTGTGCGCGGGCGGCGAGCTGGGGCGCGACGCGGTCGCCGACGCGCTGGCCGGGCTGCTGGACAAGTCGATCGCCCTGCCCTCCGCCGACCGCAGCCGCTACCACCTGCTGGAACCGCTGCGGCAGCACGGGGCGGCCCGGCTGGGCGCCTCCGGCGAGGAGGCCGAGGTGCGCGCCCGGCACCGGGAGTTCTTCCGCGCCGAGGCGGCGCGGCTGGCCGGCGGGTTCGTCGGGCACAACGAGGCCGCGCTGCTGGAGGCCGTCGACCTGGACATGGCCAACCACCGCGTGGTGCTGGCCGACCTGATCGGCACCCCCGCCACCACCTACGACGGCCTGCAGATGAGCGTCGACCTGGCGCGCACCCGCTGGTACACCTACGCCGGGCGGTTACCCGAGGAGCGGCTCTGGCTCGGGCGCGCGCTGGCCGCCACCCCCGAGACCCCGGACCCGCTCCGCGTGAGCGCGATGGCGCTGGACGCCTGGATCGCGCTGTGCCTGGGCGTGCAGCGGGCGCAGGTCGCCCGCCGCGTCGACGAGCTGACCGGCCTGGCCGACCGGGTCGGCGTGCCGCTGCCGCCGGTGACGTTCGTGCGCGGCGCCTACACCGTGCTCGCCCTGGGCGACCTGGAGGGCGTGGAGCTGCTGCGGCAGGCGCACGAGGGCTTCGGCGCGATGGGCGCGCACTTCGCCGTCGACCACCACCTGGCCCACATCCTGCACACCGTGTCCCTGGTGCTGCTGGGCGACCGCGAGCAGGCCGAGCAGGCCGCCGAGGAGTTCTTCGCCGAGTGCGAGCGGCTGCGGGCGCAGTGGGGCCTGAGCTGGGCGCACTGGTGCCGCAGCGTGGTGCAGACCCGCTGGGGGTCCCCCGACCGCGCGCTGGACGTGCTGCTGGAGGGCCTGCGCCTGCAACGCGCCATCCGCGACAAGTGGGGCCCGCTGTGGACGATCGAGGCGCTGGGCTGGGCCCACGCCAAGGCGGGCGACGCCGCGGCGGCCGCCCGGATGCTCGGCCTGGCCCACAACCTGCACCGCGTCACCGGCGTGCGGGTCGACGGCCTGGTGCCCTTCGCCCGGTTCAGCGAGCAGGCCGCCGCCCGCGCCCGCGCGTTGTTGGGCGACCAGGAGTACGAGCGCGCCTACGCGTGCCCGGCCGAGTCCGTCGAGCAGGCGCTGGCCTCGGTGCTCGACACCGCCGAGCCCGACCGGCCGCAGCCCACCCGGCGCCTGGCCGGGCTGACGCAGGCGGAGTGGAACGTGGCCAGGCTGGTGGGCGACGGCCTGTCCAACCCGGAGGTGGCCGACCGCCTGGTCATCTCGCCCGCCACCGTCCACACCCACCTGACCCGGATCTACCGCAAGCTCGACATCGCCAACCGGCACCAGTTGATCACCTTGCTCGCCAGCTTGGCGGACTGACGCTGCTGCACGGTGCCGGGCCGGTTGCGCTCCCCCAGTCGAACGGACATCGGCCTCAGCGCTCCAGCAGCAGGGGGACGGCGGCGAAGGTGTTCGGCACGACCTTGTCGTCGCGCGGGAACTCCGCCGGGTCGCCGGCCAGCCTGGCGTCGGGGAACCGCTCGCGCAGCGCGGTCAGCGCGGCCCGCGCCTCGATCCGCGCCAGGTGGTGGCCCAGGCAGTAGTGGATGCCGTGGCCGAACGCGGCGTGCCCGAGGGCGGCGTTGCCGCCGGCGGGGCGGCGGGTGGGGTCGAAGCGGGACGCGGTGGGCCCGTGCACCACCGGGTCGCGCCCGGCCGTGCCGAGGCCGACCATGACCAGCGCGCCCGCCGGCAGCACCGCGTCGGGCAGGTCGATGTCGACCACGACCCGGTAGTGCGGGGTGACCCGGACCGGCGGGTCCCAGCGGGCCGCCTCCTCCACCGCGTCCCCGACGGCCTCCGGGGTGGTCAGCGCCTCCCAGGCGCCGGGCAGGGCCAGCAGCGCGGTGATCGAGTTGCCGATCAGGCCGGTGGTGGTCTCGTGGCCCGCCACGACCATCAGGATCGCGGTGGTCACCAGTTCCTCGGGGGTCAGGTGCTCGCCGTCGACGCGGGCCTGCACGAGCGCGGTGAGCAGCGCGTCGTCGGGGCGCTCGCGCTTGTACTCGATCAGGCCGGCCAGGTAGCCGACCATCGCGTCGGAGGCGGGCACGACCAGCTCGGGGCGCTCGGTCATCATCGCCGCGGTCCACCGGTTGAGCTGGTCGCGGTCCTCGGCGGGCACGCCCAGCAGGTCGCAGATCACCGCCAGCGGCAGCGGGAACGCCAGCCGCGAGATCAGGTCGACCTCGCCGGACATGCCGGCCACCAGCTCCGCGGCCGTGCGCTCCACCGCCGGGCGCAGCGCCTCGATGCGGCGCGGGGTGAACGCCTGGGAGACCAGGGCGCGCAGCTTGCGGTGGTGCGGCGGGTCGGTGTTGAGCATCGACGGGCCGATGATCCGCGACAGGTCGGTGGGCCTGCCCTTGTCCGCCAGCTGCTGCTGCATGGCCGCGCGCAGCCCGGCGGCGTCCTTGGACAGCCGGTTGTCGCCCAGCAGGGTGCGGGTGGCCTCCAGGCCCAGGGTGGTGACCAGCACCTCCAGGCCGTTGGGCAGTTCGGCGGGGTGCACCGGTCCGGTCCTGGCCAGCGCGTCCTCGTGCGCGTGGTGCTGCCAGCCCCGCAACGACCCGCCCACCAGGGCCTGCCGATCGGGGGCGAACTCCGCCGTCAGCTGCACTTGCGCTCCTTCGCGACACATGTTTGCGTTCAGCGTTCACCTTCGTGGGAACGTGACCACGAGCGCATCCACAGACATCCGTATTCGCGTCTCGGACGTACGGAGACCGGTGTACGCGAGGGGGTGCGGAGGATACGGATGCGGATACGGATGGTTGCTGATGCGTCCGTATCCGCGCGTGCGCGAGGCTGGTCGTCGTCCGGCACCCCGACGGCCGGACGCAGACCGGGCACGGCGGAAGGGTAGGCCGCCGTCCCGGTGCCCGGGGGGGCGGATCAGGGGTCGCACCACGCGCGGCCCCGATACCACGCCGACGGCCGGCCGGCCGACAGCGACAGCGGGGAGGGCCGGTCAGCCGTCGGCGGCCACGCGGTCCAGCACGCGGTGGAACACCCGGTCCAGCACCTCGACCTCCTCGGCCGACAGCGCGTCGAACACGTAGCGCCGCACGGTCGCCACGTGCCCGGGCGCGGCCTGCCCGAGGGCCGCGCGCCCGGCGGGCGTCAACCGCACCATCGAGCCGCGCGCGTCGTCGGCGCACTCCTCGCGCACCACCAGCCCGCGCTTCGCCATGCGCGCGACCTGGTGGGACAGCCTGCTGCGCTCCCAGCCGACCAGCCGGCCCAGCTCGCGCGAGCGCACCACGCCGTCGGGCGCCTGTGACAGCGGCACCAGCAGGGCGTAGTCGGCGTTGGACAGCCCCGAGTCGCGCACGAGCTGCCGCTCCAGCGCGGCGTGCAGCTCGCGGTGCAGCGCCAGGTACGCCTGCCACACCGCCGCCTCCCGCCCGTCCAGCCACCGCGGTTCGCCCATGCGGCCAAGCTAGCAACTTGTTGACGCGTCATCAAACAGTCGTTAGGTTGTTGACGTGTCAATGAATGGGATGCAGCTCGGGATCTACAGCTTCGGCGACCGCCACCCCGACCCGGTGACGGGCGGGCAGGTCGCGGTCGCCGACGCGCTGGCGCAGACGCTGGAGCGGATCCGGCTGGCCGACGAGCTGGGGCTGGGCTTCTACGGGCTGGGCGAGCACCACCTGGCGGACTACTCGATATCCACCACGCGAACGTGGGATTCCTCCCACCGCAACTGACCGCACGGCCGCCCCTGCGGGACACGCCGCGACCGACCCGCTCCCCCGCTTCCGCGAGGGACGCCTCCCACCGAAGGGGCCACCGTGGGTGACCGGATCATCCCCGACCTCGCGTTCGGCGCCCCGCCCGCAGCCCCGCCCGTCGCGAGGCCCGCCGCGTCGATGAAGCCTCCCGCGCCACCGCGCCACGACGGCGACGTCGCGGGCCGCCGGGACCCGGTCGACGACGACCGCCTTGCGCTGCGCGCGGGTGCTGCTCCGGGGCGCCGGGAGTTGGATCTGCGTCGGACCGAGGCGCCGGGGCCGGGGGCGTTGGCCGTGCGCCGCGAACCGCTGCCTCGCCGTCACGCGGTGCGTGCTTTCGACGGGAAGGGCCGGATCTCCGATCGGTCGCTGTTCGGGGCGCTGGGGTGGAGTGGCCGGATGGCGGTGTCGATCCACGCCCACGAGAGCGGGGCGCTGGTGGTCCGTCGTGATCCGGACGGCGTGTCGGCGTTGACCGCGCGGGGCATGGTGGCCGTTCCGGCCCCTGTTCTGCGGTGGTGCGGTTTCGCCGTGCGGGAGCAGGTGTTGTTGACGGCGGTGCCGTCGCTGTCGGCGTTGGTGGTGCACGGTTTGGAGGCTTTGGATCGTCTGCTTCCGGATGCGGAGCGGATGGTGGCGCGGGTGTGCCCGGTCAGGGACGGGGCGGGCGTCGGGGCCGGTTCGGGTGTCGTGGCGCGGTCGTGGGGTGGGGAGGCGGCCGGTGTCTGAGATGTCTGTGGTCGTGGGTGTGGGGGGCGGGGACGTCGCGGTCGAGGACGACACGGCCGGGCGGCGCGCCGATGGCGATGTCGTGACGGTGGCGTTGCAGGCGGCGTCGGAGGCGTCGCGTCCGACGTATCGTTCGTATCTGAACAAGGCGGTGGCGGTGTGGGGGTCGCGTCGCCTGGACGAAGTGCTTCCCGACGAGGTCCGGGATTTTCTGGGGCGTGTGCAGGCCACCGCGGTGGCGCGGCGGTCAAACGCGGGCGGGACGACCGCGATACGGAATGCCTATCAGGCGTTGTCGTTTCTGTATCGGTATGCGGTGCAGCGCGGTTTCCTCGGCGAGCAGCAGGTGGTGCTGCGACTGGTGGAGATGCCGAGGAGGCAGCCGTCGCGGCGGCACGCCGTGAATCCCGAGTTG
This portion of the Saccharothrix syringae genome encodes:
- a CDS encoding FxsA family protein, whose amino-acid sequence is MRVFAVVVVGLLVEWAAVVAAFGAWGVLPTLGLLVLGGVVGLVLLRREGTRALGAFSEAVRTRRAPHQEVADGVLIAAAGLLILVPGFLSDLVGLFLLFPPTRRLVSRRMARRAEERERALLLNLRHGRDPMAGGVVVEGDVVDLAPRTPATGPARPELP
- a CDS encoding KamA family radical SAM protein; translation: MTALHEVATTPATPQPYTYARRELVEPDWRRFPGWRHVTTTQWRDAQWQRAHCVKNPAQLRAVAGDLLADRFYDDLAADQQHLATMSMLVPPQMLNTMAPHAPLDPDGFTTAFLADPIRRYMLPVHSDRDPHWPSHPHSTRDSLHEAEMWVVEGLTHRYPTKVLAELVSTCPQYCGHCTRMDLVGNSTPQVAKHKLALKPADRQDRMIDYLKRTPGVRDVVVSGGDVANVPWPQLENFLMRLLDIDTVRDVRLATKALAGLPQHWLQPKVVEGLERVARTAARRGVNLAIHTHVNHAQSVTPLVAEAARTALEVGVRDVRNQGVLMRGVNATPEDLLDLCFALQGEANVLPYYFYMCDMIPNAEHWRVAVWEAQALQHAIMGYLPGYATPRIVCDVPYVGKRWVHQLHDYDRELGISYWTKNYRTGIELDDAEALDRRHPYYDPISTLGDTGRAWWSRQG
- a CDS encoding cytochrome P450 encodes the protein MTDSLALPAQDLFSPEAVADPDALLRRISAEAPISAVPQLDAYLLTRHADIVAALKDRTMVPANMAQMLSLFTAEEQEELRPLRLSMELWMGHTNETDHVRFQQLLKRYFTPATVNGLRPRVRELTDELLDAVADRGRMDVVTDLAYPLPANVIAEMLGMPTTERERLRAWSRDILAIFQLADVDRLRRSQRSVLEMQDYVRGLVRQRRDDPRDDLISMFVAAERDGQVTEDEIVANCVLLLFAGHETTAGLITNGLVLLFDHPDEFARLKADPSLTPGAVEEMLRCAGPASTIVRQSTAPVRLGGHELPAGKRFYLAMSAGNRDPEVFDDPDRFDITRKPNRHTAFGLGAFYCLGAALARMEADECFRVLLARCPDLRLESVSSVPAPPLSLRVESLEVSF
- a CDS encoding carbohydrate kinase family protein, with translation MHNPRVFVAGPVSWNRLVRLDRLPEARPHTTFATGHRTTVGGTSAGKALNLASLGARVTLRTAVGDDEPGRAVLAALADAGVEVVAETAEGATEQHLNLMDPHGGRVSIYLSVPDLRAPRHDDRALEALAGADVAVIDLAEHARPLLAAAREAGVPVWCDLHDYDGTAEFHRDFLHAADRLFLNDDGFPDHDALLAFLRSTGKPAVATLGAAGALAVEDGRVHRVPAAPIDRIVDTNGAGDAFFSGFLVAHLGGADVPGAMAAGAEQAAKCLASPDLAPAAAPGA
- a CDS encoding winged helix DNA-binding domain-containing protein, which gives rise to MTAGRARALRMRAQRLTSPARDVAGLLHDVVAVQAQDLTAAGLAVRARTTGLAPADLRGALDRGEVVRTCAMRGAVHLVRREDAGWLVALLGPVNTARGRARRLELGLTDELCARALPALREVLTGPLNRAQVVDRLAEVGVPLDPTTPAPAHLLAYAANQGVVCAGASTYRLLPEPAQPGHGVPELVRRYLRAYGPATVDDLAAWSGLPADLLHAGFPADELVEGEHGWRLPADDAPEPEPDAPETVRLLGPFDTFLLGYRDRDLLLDPAHAPLVQPPGGVPVPHVVVDGRVHGTWRRREGRVVVEQFGHIPVPQLDVEVESVLAWS
- a CDS encoding ATP-binding protein encodes the protein MTERGQESGGVPRALSSFVGRKDLLAELRRKLGVSPLITLTGVGGCGKTRLALELAAQVQRAYDDGVRVVELAPARGGDPELLAQVVLSAVGVPDQATTTPLDTLVDYLRSRRVLLVLDNCEHLVEPVARLVRAVLGAAPGVRVLATSRARLRVPGEVLVMVPPLDVPAEDAPFSPAHESVALLVDRAEAGVPGWRLTPENWPDVVRVLRRVAGIPLAIEQAVVRMRSMPVSLLADRLDDVMRVLTANDTTRVPHHQTMAAMIDWSHAQCTPAERLLWARLSVFEGGFSLPAAEAVCAGGELGRDAVADALAGLLDKSIALPSADRSRYHLLEPLRQHGAARLGASGEEAEVRARHREFFRAEAARLAGGFVGHNEAALLEAVDLDMANHRVVLADLIGTPATTYDGLQMSVDLARTRWYTYAGRLPEERLWLGRALAATPETPDPLRVSAMALDAWIALCLGVQRAQVARRVDELTGLADRVGVPLPPVTFVRGAYTVLALGDLEGVELLRQAHEGFGAMGAHFAVDHHLAHILHTVSLVLLGDREQAEQAAEEFFAECERLRAQWGLSWAHWCRSVVQTRWGSPDRALDVLLEGLRLQRAIRDKWGPLWTIEALGWAHAKAGDAAAAARMLGLAHNLHRVTGVRVDGLVPFARFSEQAAARARALLGDQEYERAYACPAESVEQALASVLDTAEPDRPQPTRRLAGLTQAEWNVARLVGDGLSNPEVADRLVISPATVHTHLTRIYRKLDIANRHQLITLLASLAD
- a CDS encoding cytochrome P450 family protein, with translation MQLTAEFAPDRQALVGGSLRGWQHHAHEDALARTGPVHPAELPNGLEVLVTTLGLEATRTLLGDNRLSKDAAGLRAAMQQQLADKGRPTDLSRIIGPSMLNTDPPHHRKLRALVSQAFTPRRIEALRPAVERTAAELVAGMSGEVDLISRLAFPLPLAVICDLLGVPAEDRDQLNRWTAAMMTERPELVVPASDAMVGYLAGLIEYKRERPDDALLTALVQARVDGEHLTPEELVTTAILMVVAGHETTTGLIGNSITALLALPGAWEALTTPEAVGDAVEEAARWDPPVRVTPHYRVVVDIDLPDAVLPAGALVMVGLGTAGRDPVVHGPTASRFDPTRRPAGGNAALGHAAFGHGIHYCLGHHLARIEARAALTALRERFPDARLAGDPAEFPRDDKVVPNTFAAVPLLLER
- a CDS encoding MarR family winged helix-turn-helix transcriptional regulator; this translates as MGEPRWLDGREAAVWQAYLALHRELHAALERQLVRDSGLSNADYALLVPLSQAPDGVVRSRELGRLVGWERSRLSHQVARMAKRGLVVREECADDARGSMVRLTPAGRAALGQAAPGHVATVRRYVFDALSAEEVEVLDRVFHRVLDRVAADG
- a CDS encoding LLM class flavin-dependent oxidoreductase — protein: MSMNGMQLGIYSFGDRHPDPVTGGQVAVADALAQTLERIRLADELGLGFYGLGEHHLADYSISTTRTWDSSHRN